The nucleotide sequence AGGGAATTAAATGTCAAGAAAAAAATTCTAAGGCAACTAGATAATTCATCTGGTTGTCCTTGGAATCTGCTATGGTGATATGCCCGTTTTTATTGTTAAACTATTTttccccaacttgtttgggactggaagattttgttgttgttggtggtgtgtTACTTGGGCTGTATGTGACTGAAAAGTTTTGTTGTTGTTTGCTTTTGTTTCGTGCTGGTATTGTCTAACTTCTGTCATATCTGTGTTGTGGCCTGGCATTTTATATTGTAGTTAGTGATGCCTGTTCTGGCCGTGTCCTAGCGTTGCACACCAACCTTATTACCAGGAGCCAAAACGGATTTGGTTGCATGTGGTCGCGAGGAAATCATGTGCCGGGCTACTACATTTCCTGGCATTTGGATTGATGGTGCCATTTTTTTTTTTGAACGGGATTGATGGTGCCATCAGTGCGAACTTTCGGCCGAAAGGCGAACGTGGTCACCGCGGATTTGGGACAAGAGAGCCGCGCGAGAAGGGAACTCCGGATGGCGTGCTGCCTTCTTCAGTTCAGCCCGTGGAAGTGGAAGCGGAAGCGGAAGCGGCAGTCTGCATCGGTACGCGGCGGATGCGGACACTGCTTATCGCTTTCCCGCTGGTAAGACGCGCGCGTGGACCGTGCGCAAAGGGGGCACTTCGCGCCAGTGGAGGCTTTCATCTGACAATGGCCATCGCCGGAGCCGGCTATCGTCGCCTTTCTTTCTGGGAAATGCTGAAAATCTCACGTCAGATTTATAAGCATGGCAAATCAAACGTTTTTTATGACAAATTATGTTGTCGTAAGCATGACAACTTCTAGCAAAAAAAAAACTGAACATGGCGAGGATTAGTCATACTTGCTAAAGGAAATTGCCATCCTAGCCACAACATAATTTGCCATCTTAAAAGTTCGATTGCCATGCCAAAAAAATGATGTTTGATTCTGTTTTGTCTGCGTACTGCATAAGCCGGACCACGATGCATCTGCCCTAAAAAATCCGACTGTCTGCTATtccatcctttccggtttatagggcttatatcaaaattttagtttttctattttataaggctcaatttggttgttttccatcacatgttcagattccaaggtgcattaaatcattgcatgcaagtattaagagaaaattgaccaatgcatgtaatttatgtatgcatgcattacaattaatgcattggtaaacatacttttttgagaaaaacaagagcattaattgggtgcttttgcaaactacaaaaagtattccacccctcatcatctaccttgattggtgagatttttgaattgaaccttataaaccggaaaggaggaagtACAACAATGTTTACCTGGCtttggcgagggaggggcgataacGACGGCGTGCCTTCAGCTCGCTACAGTGATTGTAGTCGTCGCTCCGTGGTCTATGGACCTGAATGTAAAttttacttctagtgttctttgtactatGTTGATAATTGATGAATTGATCGAAAGTTTTCTCAGAAAAAAAACAGGTAAAATCTCATGAACTGCAGATACCGGCACTTTCTGAACTTCTGATGAACTGAACAAGGCAAAGAGAAGAACATGCACAGCAATTCAGACAGATCGGTCTTTGCCTCTCTAGTAGAAACCCAAATCGCCAATTAACCCCATGAACAAAGCAGAGAAAACAACACGCACAGCAATCCACAGTTCCAAAACATCCGAATAAAGCGTTCTAAAACTCATGGGCTCGGTTTATTTGTTCTTGAACGCCGGTGGGTGCGTGGAGTCGGTCAGATCAGGCGACCGAGGGGAGGATCCACACGGGCTCCACCTCCACGGAGTGCCCGCCCgcgatggccaccaccgccgtctcCCGGTCCCCCAGCGAGTACACGCCGATGGCGTGCGGCACCATCAGCTCCACGTCCCGCCGCGCGAAGTAGACGCAGTTCTCCCGGAcccccgccgtcgccggcgccgccgccgacgccaccgaCCCCAGGAACACCGCCCTCCCGGGGAGCTCCGTCACCGACTCCCACTTGCACCCCTCCGGCCGGAACCGGCTCACCTCCACCTCCACGTCCGCCGAGTCCCGCACCACGCTGTACAGCTTCTTCACCAGCAGGAGCTCCCCGTCCGACTCCAGCAGGTACCGCACCCGCCGCTCCAGCCGGTTCAGAGGGTTGGCGTCCTTCCCGCGCAGCTCCGACACGGCCGCCACGCGCGCGCGGAGGTCGACACGGTACGCCAGGACCGTGCCGTCGTCGCCCAGCGCGCACAGCCGCCCCCGCCACAACGCCACGTCCCGGAACCCGCCGTGCGGCCCCCCGGCGGCGATCGTGATCCAGGCGCCGCCAGACACGTCCGGCTGGAGCAGCGCCACCGTGCCGGCGCGGCCCAGCACGGCGGCCACCCAGCCAAGCGAGGTGGGCGGCGCGGACAGCACGATCTTGGCCACCGGGAACACGGGGGACCGCGGCAGGGGCACGGATTGGCCGGAGAAGAGGTTGCGGAGCTCGATCGCCCGCTCCTCGTCGAAGGCCATGGCGAGCCAGCCGCCGATCTGGCCGCAGCACCGGCCGGAGCTGAGGCGGTCGGGGAGGGCGAAAGGCAGGATCTCGCGGCGGTGGAGGCTGAAGAAGGCGAGGCCGCCGCAGGAGCCGGGGCGCCGGAGCAGGAGGCGCGGGGCCTCGAAGGGGAGGTCAGCCGAGATCGAAGCTCGCGCGCACGAGCGCCAAGAGGAGCAGACGAGGCGGACGGCGACACGGTCGAGCGGGGCGAGCCGCCCTAGGACGCTCTCCAGGAGCTCCGGCGGGAGATCCGGCCAGGCGGACTGCCCCCCGCCCAGCTGCCGCCGGTGGGGATTGTACGGTGAGGCCATCACACTTTCACACCCTCTTCCGTCCGGCAGGAGATTTCCTCCCACCCTTGTCCGTTTCATGGTTTTCTCCCGACAGAAGTGCACATTACCCTCAGCCTTTTTTTTTCCTCTATCAACgaattcattttctttttctttttgagggTGAACGAATTAAATTGTTATTGCacatctaagagcatctccaacagccgcccaacGCGCGGCGCGCTAAAAACCAGTTTGCAGCGCGCCGATCATCTGGTTTGGCGTGGCGAGTAGCGCTGACTCCAGCAGCCGCGATAAAATGCAGCGCGCGTAGCTCCAACAGCACGCGTGCATAGATATTTTGTCATAGTCATAGCATAGAT is from Triticum aestivum cultivar Chinese Spring chromosome 3A, IWGSC CS RefSeq v2.1, whole genome shotgun sequence and encodes:
- the LOC123062724 gene encoding uncharacterized protein, with product MKRTRVGGNLLPDGRGCESVMASPYNPHRRQLGGGQSAWPDLPPELLESVLGRLAPLDRVAVRLVCSSWRSCARASISADLPFEAPRLLLRRPGSCGGLAFFSLHRREILPFALPDRLSSGRCCGQIGGWLAMAFDEERAIELRNLFSGQSVPLPRSPVFPVAKIVLSAPPTSLGWVAAVLGRAGTVALLQPDVSGGAWITIAAGGPHGGFRDVALWRGRLCALGDDGTVLAYRVDLRARVAAVSELRGKDANPLNRLERRVRYLLESDGELLLVKKLYSVVRDSADVEVEVSRFRPEGCKWESVTELPGRAVFLGSVASAAAPATAGVRENCVYFARRDVELMVPHAIGVYSLGDRETAVVAIAGGHSVEVEPVWILPSVA